Proteins encoded in a region of the Paraburkholderia flava genome:
- the creC gene encoding two-component system sensor histidine kinase CreC codes for MHIGLRIFFGFFLIVGLAAFLTLHVFVEEVKPGVREAMEDTLVDTAQVLAVLAADDMKRGHIADGTFAHQLRALRDNRVDATVWGLHKNMIDYRIYVTDAHGIVRFDSSGMALGADYSRWNDVYLTLQGKYGARSTRSDPNDDSSTVMHVAAPIRDGDRIIGVLTVAKPNQTMAPFIERSQRKIMLYGLLLMGGASVIGVACTLWLVVGMRRLQRYARAAAAGERAQMPLRGASELAELGRAVESMREQLESKQYVEHYIHTLTHEMKSPLAAISGAAELLHEDMAADDRHRFVDNIHKQAARLDQMIRKLLALAEVEQRQRLETSEPVALIPLLEQLLQQAEPRARKRSLTLRLAVTPQDQSVPPVQGDPFLLHQALSNLLDNALDFAPSSSVVTVTVEYGAGSQPNTIDVRVSDDGPGIPDYALPRLFERFYSLPRPGGGDKSTGLGLCFVREVALLHHGHIALANRVEGGACATLTLPVAA; via the coding sequence ATGCACATCGGACTCCGCATCTTCTTCGGCTTCTTCCTGATCGTCGGGCTGGCCGCGTTTCTGACGCTGCATGTATTCGTCGAAGAGGTCAAACCCGGCGTGCGCGAAGCGATGGAAGACACGCTCGTCGATACCGCGCAGGTACTCGCCGTGCTCGCCGCCGACGACATGAAGCGCGGTCACATCGCCGACGGCACGTTCGCGCATCAGCTGCGCGCGCTGCGCGACAACCGCGTCGACGCGACCGTGTGGGGCCTGCACAAGAACATGATCGACTACCGCATCTACGTGACGGACGCGCACGGCATCGTGCGCTTCGACTCGTCGGGCATGGCGCTCGGTGCGGACTACTCGCGCTGGAACGATGTCTATCTGACGCTACAGGGCAAATACGGCGCACGCAGCACGCGTTCGGATCCCAACGACGACAGCAGCACCGTGATGCACGTCGCCGCGCCGATCCGCGACGGCGACAGGATCATCGGCGTGCTGACGGTCGCGAAACCCAACCAGACGATGGCGCCGTTCATCGAGCGCAGCCAGCGCAAGATCATGCTGTACGGTCTGCTGCTGATGGGCGGTGCGTCGGTGATCGGCGTCGCGTGCACGCTGTGGCTCGTCGTCGGCATGCGGCGGTTGCAACGTTACGCGCGCGCAGCGGCAGCCGGCGAGCGCGCGCAGATGCCATTGCGCGGCGCGAGCGAGCTGGCTGAACTGGGGCGCGCGGTCGAAAGCATGCGCGAGCAGCTGGAGAGCAAACAGTACGTCGAGCACTACATTCACACGCTCACGCACGAGATGAAGAGTCCGCTCGCGGCGATCAGCGGCGCCGCCGAACTGCTGCACGAAGACATGGCCGCCGACGATCGCCATCGCTTCGTCGACAACATCCACAAGCAGGCCGCGCGACTCGACCAGATGATCCGCAAGCTGCTTGCGCTCGCGGAAGTCGAGCAGCGGCAGCGCCTCGAAACATCGGAACCGGTTGCGCTGATTCCGCTACTCGAACAGTTGCTGCAGCAGGCCGAGCCGCGGGCACGCAAACGTAGTCTCACGCTGCGGTTGGCCGTCACGCCGCAAGATCAATCCGTTCCGCCCGTGCAAGGCGATCCGTTCCTGCTGCACCAGGCGCTGTCGAACCTGCTGGACAATGCGCTCGATTTCGCGCCGTCGTCGAGTGTGGTTACGGTGACGGTCGAGTACGGCGCAGGAAGTCAGCCCAATACGATCGACGTGCGCGTGAGCGACGACGGCCCAGGCATTCCCGACTACGCGCTGCCCCGGCTGTTCGAACGCTTCTATTCGCTGCCCCGCCCCGGCGGCGGCGATAAGAGCACGGGGCTCGGGCTGTGCTTCGTGCGCGAAGTCGCGCTGCTGCATCATGGACACATCGCGCTTGCCAATCGCGTGGAAGGCGGCGCGTGCGCGACGCTGACGCTGCCTGTCGCCGCATAG
- the creD gene encoding cell envelope integrity protein CreD, with amino-acid sequence MNRALLFKSIIVAFLMLVILIPLKMVGNTVDERNASRDEATRSVWASYAGPQTVTGPVLVVPYTETIDGPDPSDSKHPDLSVLHIERKQVLVFPKTLAIKSDVKPNERYRGIYKVLVYEMQSQWDGTIELPDLNQLPLSPGHQRFDIGQPYLSIGVSDIRGLMAVPVLNVGGKKLTMERGPQLSSLKQGLHADIDLGAATSAANAPRTVPFSMTLPLLGAQTLAFAPIAEQNDVTVSSSWAHPSFDGAFLPRTRDISDKGFNAKWDITSYNTKARDQISATSPNPGDDPIEAMSVTLMDPINVYVQTDRAMKYGVLFVLLTFTGFFMFELIKQLRIHPIQYLLVGLSLALFFLLLLSLSEHMVFILAYLIASTGCIGLLGFYLTFVLHSWKRGVGFGVLLTILYGALYGLLQSEDNALILGSLLLFAILATIMLLTRRIDWYAVGEAWQPLREVRAAVEGSAAATDAKGTRD; translated from the coding sequence ATGAATCGAGCCCTGTTGTTCAAGTCCATCATCGTCGCGTTCCTGATGCTGGTCATCCTCATCCCGTTGAAGATGGTCGGCAACACCGTCGACGAGCGCAACGCGTCGCGCGACGAAGCGACCCGTAGCGTATGGGCCAGCTACGCCGGTCCGCAAACCGTCACGGGCCCTGTCCTCGTCGTGCCCTACACCGAGACGATCGATGGGCCCGATCCCAGCGACTCGAAGCATCCCGACCTGTCCGTACTGCACATCGAAAGAAAGCAGGTACTGGTGTTCCCGAAGACGCTGGCCATAAAGTCCGACGTCAAACCGAACGAACGGTATCGCGGCATCTACAAGGTGCTCGTGTACGAGATGCAGAGTCAGTGGGACGGCACGATCGAGCTGCCCGATCTGAACCAGTTGCCGCTATCGCCGGGACATCAGCGTTTCGACATCGGGCAGCCGTATCTGTCGATCGGCGTCAGCGATATTCGCGGCCTGATGGCGGTGCCGGTGCTGAACGTCGGCGGCAAGAAGCTGACGATGGAGCGCGGCCCGCAACTGTCGAGTCTGAAGCAGGGTCTGCATGCGGACATCGATCTCGGCGCTGCAACGAGCGCCGCAAACGCTCCCCGCACCGTGCCGTTCTCGATGACGCTGCCGCTGCTCGGCGCACAAACGCTCGCGTTCGCGCCGATCGCCGAGCAGAACGACGTGACGGTGAGTTCGTCGTGGGCGCATCCGAGCTTCGACGGCGCGTTCCTGCCGCGTACACGAGACATCAGCGATAAGGGCTTCAACGCGAAATGGGACATCACGTCGTACAACACGAAGGCCCGCGATCAGATCAGCGCCACCAGCCCCAACCCCGGCGACGATCCGATCGAGGCGATGTCCGTGACGTTGATGGATCCGATCAACGTGTACGTGCAAACCGACCGCGCGATGAAATACGGCGTGCTCTTCGTGCTGCTGACGTTCACCGGTTTTTTCATGTTCGAGCTGATCAAGCAGCTGCGGATTCACCCGATCCAGTATCTGCTCGTCGGGCTTTCGCTGGCGTTGTTCTTCCTGCTGCTGTTGAGCCTGTCCGAGCACATGGTGTTTATCCTCGCGTATCTGATCGCCTCGACGGGCTGTATCGGGTTGCTGGGCTTCTACCTGACGTTCGTGCTGCACAGCTGGAAACGCGGCGTGGGGTTCGGCGTGCTGCTGACGATTTTGTACGGTGCGCTGTATGGCCTGCTGCAATCGGAGGACAACGCGCTGATACTCGGTTCGCTGCTGCTGTTCGCGATCCTCGCGACGATCATGCTGCTGACGCGGCGGATCGACTGGTATGCGGTGGGTGAAGCGTGGCAGCCGTTGCGGGAGGTGCGGGCAGCGGTCGAGGGATCTGCAGCAGCGACCGACGCAAAGGGCACTCGCGACTAA